One stretch of Ptiloglossa arizonensis isolate GNS036 chromosome 7, iyPtiAriz1_principal, whole genome shotgun sequence DNA includes these proteins:
- the Nab2 gene encoding nuclear polyadenosine RNA-binding 2 isoform X1: protein MDIRGIEVTNQLRSAIRAKLLELGVRYDEELPDYILVMVVNKKSRQQMHDDLHLFLESCTTPFVDWLHDQVLKKLQKVTVAKKKSLREFVPTVVVKQEEERKKRKSSTTSFLEDQIVNPAIEKSSNKSIKDDKSFNKQSVKPSVSSQKLDTIQNKSIDKSVKSTSQENKLDDGINHNVSQQSMVKRAQLNDNQNENTQKEMSTFETSNIKSVESHIESKVDDSLSRNLKRPLDTSNNYRDNLEKKQIETKRSKIEEVGETTAEDNTKKLKSCINKPKVTSVVSVKNRLGIASPRKKFEVHREKADNESRYRLNEKRVEKHRFDTNRNNNFQRGRNFDTDERTKRNRETELKHNELDKTSDIKIRLCNSKVEKVPKTIELREKVNPNLKLKSIEKTTGTIKDRLGIASTNKTQKQLGSKESAEFKSKLLEQDRDTLSNNKNIKNRLGPLKNNFRPVSIKGGFNSAIRRSQSSEDDDYLNLGAEEELDDVEQSAGNTGPIKSHIIAINKPALIKTERKRLKSLEKTSKESSDAEDVEDTKIPSKVIVTPRPLKPLQPTQKRATQSLLLRAVAEANQSVVTQKNPEPCLLDKKQTLKRLKPAAVRDVGQNLSVHLNSNKRLVMEKIQVELNTDISETKSKSYVHQSVTEEHMGVVMSLFQRSDDNQKFLVTLNGYNNNLMKEKTASDDDERLEMEVVNEDDELVLLTTQNDVYTQNESETSVFQVTEVEGEEDASGKERAEENNENCNTENVEKITEEVPRKRRKLSPIVYNRSHSSSPADLKSSTLPTTPTLNKRLDKKPLTENAVTVIDKSKEKCRYWPNCTLGNKCAYLHPLVMCSAFPACKFGDKCAYRHPKCKFGLSCTKLGCVFSHPAQQCKYHPFCTKPACPYSHPPPVAVETTSQRAKFTWRRRD from the exons ATGGACATACGCGGTATAGAAGTTACGAATCAATTGCGA AGCGCCATTCGTGCTAAATTGTTAGAATTAGGAGTACGTTATGACGAAGAATTGCCAGATTATATTTTAGTAATGGTTGTAAATAAAAAGTCTCGTCAACAAATGCACGATGATCTACACTTGTTTTTGGAGAGCTGTACAACGCCATTTGTTGATTGGTTACACGACCAAGTGTTGAAAAAGTTACAGAAGGTCACTGTAGCAAAAAAGAAATCGTTAAGAGAATTTGTGCCTACGGTTGTTGTTAAGcaggaagaagaaagaaaaaagagaaagtcgTCGACGACCTCTTTCTTGGAAGATCAGATTGTTAATCCAGCCATAGAGAAGTCTTCCAATAAAAGTATAAAGGATGACAAGTCGTTCAACAAACAAAGTGTAAAACCATCTGTGTCTAGTCAGAAGTTGGATACAATTCAAAACAAAAGTATAGATAAGTCTGTTAAGAGTACGAGTCAGGAAAATAAATTAGACGATGGAATAAACCATAATGTTTCTCAACAGTCTATGGTGAAAAGGGCGCAATTAAACGATAATCAGAATGAAAACACTCAGAAAGAAATGTCTACTTTTGAGACATCCAATATTAAGTCTGTAGAATCTCATATTGAATCGAAAGTGGATGATTCTTTGTCTAGAAATCTAAAAAGGCCACTAGATACGTCAAATAATTATCGTgataatttggaaaaaaaacAGATCGAAACAAAGCGATCAAAAATTGAGGAGGTTGGAGAAACTACAGCAGAAGACAATACAAAGAAGTTAAAGTCTTGTATTAACAAACCAAAAGTTACTTCTGTTGTTTCTGTTAAAAATCGACTTGGTATAGCATCTCCTAGAAAGAAATTTGAAGTTCACAGAGAGAAAGCTGATAATGAAAGTCGATATAGATTGAATGAAAAACGTGTTGAAAAGCATCGATTTGACACCAaccgaaataataatttccagAGGGGGAGAAACTTTGATACGGATGAACGTACAAAAAGAAATCGCGAAACTGAATTAAAACACAATGAATTGGATAAAACTAGCGATATTAAAATTCGACTGTGTAATTCTAAAGTTGAGAAAGTACCTAAAACTATAGAGTTAAGAGAGAAAGTGAACcctaatttaaaattgaaatcaatAGAAAAAACAACAGGTACCATTAAAGATCGTTTAGGAATTGCAAGTACCAATAAGACACAAAAACAATTAGGGAGTAAAGAATCAGCAGAATTCAAAAGTAAACTTTTAGAGCAAGATCGTGATACTTTAAGTAACAATAAAAACATAAAGAACAGATTGGGaccattaaaaaataattttaggcCAGTAAGCATCAAAGGTGGTTTTAATTCGGCAATTAGACGTTCCCAGAGTAGCGAAGACGACGATTACCTTAATCTGGGTGCGGAAGAAGAATTAGACGACGTTGAGCAATCCGCGGGAAATACTGGACCTATAAAATCCCACATAATAGCTATAAATAAACCTGCATTAATCAAGACTGAAAGAAAACGATTAAAATCGTTGGaaaaaacgagcaaagaatccaGCGACGCGGAAGATGTTGAAGATACTAAAATTCCCAGTAAAGTAATTGTTACACCAAGACCATTAAAACCATTACAACCTACACAAAAGCGTGCTACACAATCGCTTTTGTTGAGGGCTGTTGCAGAGGCCAATCAATCTGTTGTTACACAAAAAAATCCAGAGCCATGTTTACTG GATAAAAAACAAACATTAAAACGCCTTAAACCTGCTGCTGTTCGAGATGTGGGACAAAATTTATCCGTACACCTTAATTCGAACAAGAGATTggttatggaaaaaatacaagttgaATTAAATACAGATATTTCTGAAACAAAATCGAAGTCTT ACGTACACCAATCAGTCACAGAAGAACACATGGGGGTTGTAATGTCTCTGTTCCAAAGGAGCGACGACAACCAGAAGTTTTTGGTCACTCTGAATGGATATAACAATAATCTTATGAAGGAGAAGACTGCATCCGATGATGACGAACGTTTGGAAATGGAGGTA GTAAATGAAGACGATGAACTTGTGCTTTTAACAACACAAAATGATGTGTATACTCAGAATGAGTCAGAAACATCTGTTTTTCAAGTAACCGAAGTGGAAGGTGAGGAGGATGCGAGTGGAAAAGAAAGAGCAGAAGAGAATAACGAAAATTGTAACACCGAGAATGTCGAGAAGATTACTGAGGAAGTaccgagaaagagaagaaaattaagTCCTATAGTGTATAACAGATCTCATTCGTCGAGTCCCGCAGACTTGAAATCCAGTACGTTACCAACGACTCCGACATTAAATAAAC GTTTAGACAAGAAACCATTAACAGAAAATGCAGTAACGGTTATAGACAAGTCGAAGGAGAAGTGTAGATACTGGCCCAATTGTACGTTAGGAAATAAGTGCGCGTATCTTCACCCTCTCGTTATGTGCAG TGCATTCCCGGCGTGTAAATTCGGagacaagtgcgcatacagacATCCCAAGTGCAAATTCGGCTTGTCGTGCACAAAGTTAGGTTGCGTGTTCTCCCATCCCGCTCAACAGTGCAAGTATCATCCCTTCTGCACTAAACCGGCTTGTCCGTATTCCCATCCGCCGCCGGTAGCCGTGGAAACGACGAGTCAAAGAGCGAAATTCACATGGCGCAGACGAGATTGA
- the Firl gene encoding firelighter has product MKFAARSRMLRVANIFRSCRLRLLYDLFLLSMKITVAMVVATIKVVLPGRLKNLLGETVVVTGAGHGIGRELATQLASLGCIVVCWDMDIEANLSTMCAVSENGGEVYGFVVDVSNRLEVRETVRLMRKCGIPEVSILINNAAVLYHHPFLQQDSDIVEKTFNVNTLSHFWTIEAFLPTMIQSGKGHIVCLSSMCGIYGVSQKVTYCSSKFAVRGLMEALHEELRLNPRTTNIRFTTIYPFYVNTGLAKDPKYRFPWIFGAVSAEYAARETITAMRKNYTEYSIPRCLLTLNTINRIVPNNVMRLILDFLANVERKRREELVVRENDTLK; this is encoded by the exons ATGAAGTTCGCGGCAC GATCCAGGATGCTAAGGGTAGCAAATATCTTCAGGTCGTGTCGTTTGCGTTTGCTTTACGACCTGTTCCTGTTGTCGATGAAGATCACTGTTGCTATGGTGGTCGCTACTATTAAGGTGGTCCTACCTGGTCGTTTGAAGAATCTATTGGGGGAAACGGTGGTG GTCACTGGCGCTGGACACGGAATCGGTCGCGAATTGGCCACTCAGTTGGCTTCTCTGGGCTGTATAGTTGTTTGCTGGGACATGGATATCGAAGCGAATCTGTCGACGATGTGCGCGGTGTCGGAGAACGGTGGAGAA GTTTATGGTTTCGTGGTCGATGTGTCGAACAGATTGGAGGTACGCGAAACCGTGAGACTGATGAGGAAATGTGGAATACCGGAAGTCTCCATTTTGATCAACAACGCTGCTGTATTGTACCATCACCCTTTTTTGCAACAGGATTCCGATATTGTCGAGAAAACGTTCAATGTTAACACTCTGTCGCATTTCTGG ACGATCGAGGCTTTCCTCCCAACCATGATACAATCCGGGAAGGGGCACATAGTATGCTTGAGCAGCATGTGTGGCATTTATGGGGTGTCACAGAAAGTCACGTATTGCTCCTCGAAGTTTGCAGTGAGAG GATTGATGGAAGCACTTCACGAAGAATTGCGACTGAATCCTAGGACCACTAATATAAGATTCACGACCATTTATCCATTTTACGTAAACACTGGTCTAGCTAAGGATCCAAAGTACAG ATTTCCTTGGATATTTGGAGCAGTCTCGGCGGAGTACGCAGctcgagaaacaatcacagCGATGAGAAAAAATTATACCGAATACTCCATCCCAAGATGTCTTCTTACCTTGAACACCATTAATAG AATCGTTCCCAACAACGTGATGAGACTGATTCTGGATTTTCTGGCGAACGTGGAACGAAAACGGAGGGAAGAGCTCGTTGTTCGCGAAAACGATACGTTGAAATAA
- the LOC143148925 gene encoding arginine-glutamic acid dipeptide repeats protein has product MGIHETEQRDRFNCAMDCKTEVTDKGYSKGVAEIPEYRERINLDVDYRDFPEEKIWSPRDEVNKWVPLYIFMARSVLTFVQEKHGIPNREAMENSCTGYAEQYISDVLHDSEYVPEVALMTLLTKEMPQKLIARWTNADIDFFIQGIGKHGKNFLNIQKDFLPQKDPKDIVDFYYTWKWSESAKRLRNCRRRRRARTKRHFPSIRCIFGELSSSKVVTRSVTAASKSTSLKKSKEIQSLEFTRCTRSSTSVKKRKRNSSRVTR; this is encoded by the exons ATGGGAATCCACGAAACTGAGCAACGGGACAGGTTCAACTGCGCCATGGATTGCAAGACTGAAGTCACGGATAAG GGTTACTCGAAGGGTGTCGCCGAGATCCCGGAATATCGAGAAAGAATTAATCTGGACGTCGATTACCGTGATTTCCCAGaggagaaaatttggagtccaAGAGACGAGGTGAACAAATGGGTCCCACTTTACATCTTTATGGCTCGTTCCGTATTAACGTTCGTTCAAGAGAAGCACGGTATTCCCAATCGGGAAGCCATGGAGAATTCCTGCACCGGTTACGCGGAACAATATATCTCCGATGTTCTCCACGACTCGGAGTACGTACCGGAAGTCGCTCTGATGACCCTACTCACGAAAGAGATGCCGCAAAAGTTGATCGCAAGATGGACCAATGCAGACATT GACTTTTTCATTCAAGGAATTGGCAAACACGGAAAGAACTTTTTGAACATACAGAAGGATTTCCTGCCACAAAAAGACCCG AAGGACATCGTGGACTTTTATTACACGTGGAAATGGTCCGAGTCGgcgaaacgtttgaggaactgtCGACGTCGACGCCgcgcgagaacgaaacgacacTTTCCGTCGATTCGTTGCATCTTTGGCGAACTATCGTCCTCAAAAGTCGTCACACGTAGCGTCACTGCCGCGTCCAAAAGCACCTCGCTTAAGAAGAGCAAGGAGATCCAGTCCCTCGAGTTTACACGTTGCACCAGAAGCTCGACTTCCGTCAAGAAGAGAAAACGGAACAGCTCGCGCGTGACTCGATGA
- the Nab2 gene encoding nuclear polyadenosine RNA-binding 2 isoform X2, producing MDIRGIEVTNQLRSAIRAKLLELGVRYDEELPDYILVMVVNKKSRQQMHDDLHLFLESCTTPFVDWLHDQVLKKLQKVTVAKKKSLREFVPTVVVKQEEERKKRKSSTTSFLEDQIVNPAIEKSSNKSIKDDKSFNKQSVKPSVSSQKLDTIQNKSIDKSVKSTSQENKLDDGINHNVSQQSMVKRAQLNDNQNENTQKEMSTFETSNIKSVESHIESKVDDSLSRNLKRPLDTSNNYRDNLEKKQIETKRSKIEEVGETTAEDNTKKLKSCINKPKVTSVVSVKNRLGIASPRKKFEVHREKADNESRYRLNEKRVEKHRFDTNRNNNFQRGRNFDTDERTKRNRETELKHNELDKTSDIKIRLCNSKVEKVPKTIELREKVNPNLKLKSIEKTTGTIKDRLGIASTNKTQKQLGSKESAEFKSKLLEQDRDTLSNNKNIKNRLGPLKNNFRPVSIKGGFNSAIRRSQSSEDDDYLNLGAEEELDDVEQSAGNTGPIKSHIIAINKPALIKTERKRLKSLEKTSKESSDAEDVEDTKIPSKVIVTPRPLKPLQPTQKRATQSLLLRAVAEANQSVVTQKNPEPCLLDKKQTLKRLKPAAVRDVGQNLSVHLNSNKRLVMEKIQVELNTDISETKSKSYVHQSVTEEHMGVVMSLFQRSDDNQKFLVTLNGYNNNLMKEKTASDDDERLEMEVNEDDELVLLTTQNDVYTQNESETSVFQVTEVEGEEDASGKERAEENNENCNTENVEKITEEVPRKRRKLSPIVYNRSHSSSPADLKSSTLPTTPTLNKRLDKKPLTENAVTVIDKSKEKCRYWPNCTLGNKCAYLHPLVMCSAFPACKFGDKCAYRHPKCKFGLSCTKLGCVFSHPAQQCKYHPFCTKPACPYSHPPPVAVETTSQRAKFTWRRRD from the exons ATGGACATACGCGGTATAGAAGTTACGAATCAATTGCGA AGCGCCATTCGTGCTAAATTGTTAGAATTAGGAGTACGTTATGACGAAGAATTGCCAGATTATATTTTAGTAATGGTTGTAAATAAAAAGTCTCGTCAACAAATGCACGATGATCTACACTTGTTTTTGGAGAGCTGTACAACGCCATTTGTTGATTGGTTACACGACCAAGTGTTGAAAAAGTTACAGAAGGTCACTGTAGCAAAAAAGAAATCGTTAAGAGAATTTGTGCCTACGGTTGTTGTTAAGcaggaagaagaaagaaaaaagagaaagtcgTCGACGACCTCTTTCTTGGAAGATCAGATTGTTAATCCAGCCATAGAGAAGTCTTCCAATAAAAGTATAAAGGATGACAAGTCGTTCAACAAACAAAGTGTAAAACCATCTGTGTCTAGTCAGAAGTTGGATACAATTCAAAACAAAAGTATAGATAAGTCTGTTAAGAGTACGAGTCAGGAAAATAAATTAGACGATGGAATAAACCATAATGTTTCTCAACAGTCTATGGTGAAAAGGGCGCAATTAAACGATAATCAGAATGAAAACACTCAGAAAGAAATGTCTACTTTTGAGACATCCAATATTAAGTCTGTAGAATCTCATATTGAATCGAAAGTGGATGATTCTTTGTCTAGAAATCTAAAAAGGCCACTAGATACGTCAAATAATTATCGTgataatttggaaaaaaaacAGATCGAAACAAAGCGATCAAAAATTGAGGAGGTTGGAGAAACTACAGCAGAAGACAATACAAAGAAGTTAAAGTCTTGTATTAACAAACCAAAAGTTACTTCTGTTGTTTCTGTTAAAAATCGACTTGGTATAGCATCTCCTAGAAAGAAATTTGAAGTTCACAGAGAGAAAGCTGATAATGAAAGTCGATATAGATTGAATGAAAAACGTGTTGAAAAGCATCGATTTGACACCAaccgaaataataatttccagAGGGGGAGAAACTTTGATACGGATGAACGTACAAAAAGAAATCGCGAAACTGAATTAAAACACAATGAATTGGATAAAACTAGCGATATTAAAATTCGACTGTGTAATTCTAAAGTTGAGAAAGTACCTAAAACTATAGAGTTAAGAGAGAAAGTGAACcctaatttaaaattgaaatcaatAGAAAAAACAACAGGTACCATTAAAGATCGTTTAGGAATTGCAAGTACCAATAAGACACAAAAACAATTAGGGAGTAAAGAATCAGCAGAATTCAAAAGTAAACTTTTAGAGCAAGATCGTGATACTTTAAGTAACAATAAAAACATAAAGAACAGATTGGGaccattaaaaaataattttaggcCAGTAAGCATCAAAGGTGGTTTTAATTCGGCAATTAGACGTTCCCAGAGTAGCGAAGACGACGATTACCTTAATCTGGGTGCGGAAGAAGAATTAGACGACGTTGAGCAATCCGCGGGAAATACTGGACCTATAAAATCCCACATAATAGCTATAAATAAACCTGCATTAATCAAGACTGAAAGAAAACGATTAAAATCGTTGGaaaaaacgagcaaagaatccaGCGACGCGGAAGATGTTGAAGATACTAAAATTCCCAGTAAAGTAATTGTTACACCAAGACCATTAAAACCATTACAACCTACACAAAAGCGTGCTACACAATCGCTTTTGTTGAGGGCTGTTGCAGAGGCCAATCAATCTGTTGTTACACAAAAAAATCCAGAGCCATGTTTACTG GATAAAAAACAAACATTAAAACGCCTTAAACCTGCTGCTGTTCGAGATGTGGGACAAAATTTATCCGTACACCTTAATTCGAACAAGAGATTggttatggaaaaaatacaagttgaATTAAATACAGATATTTCTGAAACAAAATCGAAGTCTT ACGTACACCAATCAGTCACAGAAGAACACATGGGGGTTGTAATGTCTCTGTTCCAAAGGAGCGACGACAACCAGAAGTTTTTGGTCACTCTGAATGGATATAACAATAATCTTATGAAGGAGAAGACTGCATCCGATGATGACGAACGTTTGGAAATGGAG GTAAATGAAGACGATGAACTTGTGCTTTTAACAACACAAAATGATGTGTATACTCAGAATGAGTCAGAAACATCTGTTTTTCAAGTAACCGAAGTGGAAGGTGAGGAGGATGCGAGTGGAAAAGAAAGAGCAGAAGAGAATAACGAAAATTGTAACACCGAGAATGTCGAGAAGATTACTGAGGAAGTaccgagaaagagaagaaaattaagTCCTATAGTGTATAACAGATCTCATTCGTCGAGTCCCGCAGACTTGAAATCCAGTACGTTACCAACGACTCCGACATTAAATAAAC GTTTAGACAAGAAACCATTAACAGAAAATGCAGTAACGGTTATAGACAAGTCGAAGGAGAAGTGTAGATACTGGCCCAATTGTACGTTAGGAAATAAGTGCGCGTATCTTCACCCTCTCGTTATGTGCAG TGCATTCCCGGCGTGTAAATTCGGagacaagtgcgcatacagacATCCCAAGTGCAAATTCGGCTTGTCGTGCACAAAGTTAGGTTGCGTGTTCTCCCATCCCGCTCAACAGTGCAAGTATCATCCCTTCTGCACTAAACCGGCTTGTCCGTATTCCCATCCGCCGCCGGTAGCCGTGGAAACGACGAGTCAAAGAGCGAAATTCACATGGCGCAGACGAGATTGA